GTCTGGTGTGCTGGCTAGAGAGTGCGAGCCGCAGTCGTGCCGTCCCCTGGGGAACCGTTGGTGGGCGAATGGCCGCAGCAAGGATGCCCTGGGTTTCTAGCCATTGAGCCAGGGACAGCGCCCGTTCCGCCTCGCCCAGCATGATAGGAATAATGTGCGTGGAGGATGGCCCGGTGTCGAATCCTGCCGCCCGAAGCTGGTTTCGCAACGTCTCTGCGTGCCGGGTCAACCTCTGGCGATCGCCCTCCAGACTGGGCATCAGCTTCAGCGCAGCGGCGATCGCCCCAATCACACTGGGGGGCAACGCCGTGGTGTAAATAAAGCCGGGGCAGGCGTTGATCAAATAGTCCCGCAGTCGCGCCGAGCAAACCAGGAACGCACCAAACGCACCAAAGGCTTTGCCCAGCGTGCCCATCGCCAGATCTACGCCAGGATTGCCCATCGCCAGCCCCATTCCCCCTGCACCCAGCACCCCGATCGCGTGGGCCTCGTCCAGATACAAAATCGCGCCGTAGGTCTGCGCCAGGTGAACAAGCCGATCGACATCCGCGCGATCGCCATCCATGCTGAACACCGTTTCCGACACAATC
The Thermoleptolyngbya sichuanensis A183 DNA segment above includes these coding regions:
- the bioF gene encoding 8-amino-7-oxononanoate synthase, with the translated sequence MGQEDKFAFVEAFLEGRSRQQTRRSLQGVVPLDAVHVQKQGKTLVNFSANDYLGLSKHPVLIAAAQDYTQRYGTGATASRLVTGSFDIHQQLEAALAADCGREAALLFNSGFQANVTVLGALLDRHALVLCDRLVHSSLLNGALASRATLTRYRHNDHEHLESLLRQAVNQRYSRVVIVSETVFSMDGDRADVDRLVHLAQTYGAILYLDEAHAIGVLGAGGMGLAMGNPGVDLAMGTLGKAFGAFGAFLVCSARLRDYLINACPGFIYTTALPPSVIGAIAAALKLMPSLEGDRQRLTRHAETLRNQLRAAGFDTGPSSTHIIPIMLGEAERALSLAQWLETQGILAAAIRPPTVPQGTARLRLALSSQHTRQHLGSLIGALRNGHGQRH